Proteins from a single region of Macaca fascicularis isolate 582-1 chromosome 5, T2T-MFA8v1.1:
- the PPBP gene encoding platelet basic protein produces the protein MSLRLDTMPSCNSARPLHALQVLLLLSLLLTALASSTKGQTKRNLAKGKEESLDSELYTELRCLCMKTTSGIHPKNIQSLEVIGKGIHCNQVEVIATLKDGRKICLDPDAPRIKKIVQKKLAGDESAD, from the exons ATGAGCCTCAGACTTGATACCATGCCTTCCTGTAACAGTGCCAGACCACTTCATGCCCTGCAGGTGCTGCTGCTTCTGTCACTGCTGCTGACTGCTCTGGCTTCCTCCACCAAAGGACAAACTAAGAGAAACTTGGCGAAAGGCAAAG AGGAAAGTCTAGACAGTGAGTTGTACACTGAACTGCGCTGCTTGTGTATGAAGACAACCTCTGGAATTCATCCCAAAAACATCCAAAGTTTGGAAGTGATCGGGAAAGGAATCCATTGCAACCAAGTCGAAGTGAT AGCCACATTGAAGGATGGGAGGAAAATCTGCCTGGACCCAGATGCTCCCAGAATTAAGAAAATTGTACAGAAAAAATTGGCAGGTGATGAATCTGCTGATTAA